One Armatimonadota bacterium genomic window carries:
- a CDS encoding HD domain-containing protein: MPYSLLTKAIRYATEKHADDYREGDHGLPYITHPVEVCTLLRYVGGVVDEDLLCAAALHDVLEETATEAEEIDSLFGLRIKELVVELTRTEPTAAEIEGMSKKDVWQLRANMLLSEIEKMSSDAQSVKLADRLANVRQSKITRTGDKHERYVRQTKRILEIVPKAINPSLWKAIRAEIE; this comes from the coding sequence ATGCCATATAGCCTTTTGACGAAAGCAATTCGCTACGCCACCGAAAAGCACGCTGACGACTATCGAGAGGGTGATCATGGCCTGCCGTACATCACCCATCCGGTCGAGGTTTGCACCCTCCTTCGGTACGTTGGCGGAGTGGTCGACGAGGACTTGCTGTGCGCCGCCGCCCTGCACGATGTTCTCGAAGAAACGGCAACCGAAGCCGAGGAGATCGACTCTTTGTTCGGATTACGAATTAAAGAACTTGTGGTTGAGCTAACTCGAACCGAGCCGACTGCGGCAGAAATCGAAGGAATGTCCAAGAAAGATGTGTGGCAACTGCGTGCGAACATGCTCCTCTCCGAAATTGAGAAAATGAGTTCAGACGCTCAGTCGGTCAAGCTCGCGGATCGGCTCGCCAATGTTCGTCAATCCAAGATCACGCGCACGGGCGATAAGCATGAGCGATATGTTCGGCAGACGAAACGAATCCTAGAAATCGTTCCTAAGGCCATTAATCCGAGCCTGTGGAAGGCCATCCGGGCCGAAATCGAATAA